The following are encoded together in the Nymphaea colorata isolate Beijing-Zhang1983 chromosome 14, ASM883128v2, whole genome shotgun sequence genome:
- the LOC116267437 gene encoding LOB domain-containing protein 4: protein MREGGRKQGTSSPCAACKLLRRRCTLDCVFAPYFPSDEPQKFANVHKVFGASNVNKMLQELPVHQRSDAVSSMVYEANARVRDPVYGCVGAITSLQRQIDVLQTQLALARAEVLHMRMRQAAAPLAAVSNLIENPPSEPRLAHPSRTLFGLEDSFHQANIGETLWSC from the exons atgagagaaggagggaggaagcaGGGGACGTCGTCGCCGTGCGCGGCCTGCAAGCTGCTGAGGAGGAGGTGCACCCTCGACTGCGTCTTCGCCCCTTACTTCCCCTCCGACGAGCCCCAGAAGTTCGCCAACGTCCACAAGGTCTTCGGCGCCAGCAACGTCAACAAGATGCTCCAG GAGCTGCCTGTGCACCAGCGGAGCGACGCGGTGAGCAGCATGGTGTACGAGGCGAACGCAAGGGTTCGGGACCCAGTCTACGGGTGCGTGGGCGCGATCACGTCCCTCCAGCGGCAGATCGACGTGCTGCAGACGCAGCTGGCGCTGGCGCGAGCCGAGGTGCTGCACATGCGGATGCGCCAGGCCGCAGCGCCGCTGGCCGCCGTATCGAACCTCATAGAGAACCCGCCCAGCGAGCCCAGGTTGGCCCACCCGAGCCGGACGTTGTTCGGTCTGGAGGACAGCTTCCATCAGGCTAACATTGGCGAGACGCTTTGGTCATGCTAG